The DNA region AAAACAGGTATTTAGTTCATTTCtactaaatttattatatcaaaACTAATCTTATATTTATATGATTATTTTTAGGTTTTTTATTGTCAGTCCAAAAGATATTGTTGTGGCCAGTTTATATGATGCGGATGACAGAATTGAGTGGCTATTGAGTCATGGAAAATTCGAACAAGCATTAGAGGCAGTAACATTAGATAATGGCAAAGATTGTAAGAAGTACACTTTTGTTTATGTTGGCCGTATATACTTAGATCATTTGTTAGCTTGTGGAAAATATGATGAAGCAGGAAAACTCTGCTCTAAAATTTTAGGAAAGGATAAAAAATTATGGGAGGAAGAAGTTAGtatcattttttactttacaaTGTCCcagtttcatttatatttccatTGAGTAATACTATTTCATTGCAGGTATATAAATTTGCAAGAGTTCACCAACTGAGGTCTATTTCTTCTTATCTCCCAAGAGGCGATGTCACGTTAGATCCATTGATTTACGAAATGGTCCtttatgaatatttgaaaatggaTCCTGATGGATTTCTTCAACTAGTCAAAGAATGGTCTCCTAAATTATATAAAGTTGCAGCTGTTGTAAATGGTGTTTTGGAACATCTTATCGTTGATAATCAACGACAAAATGTACTGTTAGAAGCTTTAGCTATTCTATATATTCATgatgaaaaatatgataaagcGTTAGCCATGTATTTAAAATTGAGACATAAGGATGTATTTCAGCTTATTAAAAAATACCATCTGTATAATACCGTTTACGACATGATAGAAGGTTTAATGGATCTAGATGCGGAACGTgctatacaattttttttagaaaaggaTGCAGTACCATCTGATATCGTTGTACAAAAATTGCAGCATAATCATCGATATTTATACTTGGTAAGATATAAAAATcagatatgaaataaatataataatttccctTTCATAATAACTACATTTCTAAGATGACTTATAACAGTATTTagatgaattaaataaaaaagatacagAAGATAAATATCATGGATTGTTAGTCCAGCTTTATGCTAATTATTCAAGAGATAAATTGTTACCTCTCCTACGCCGTTCTAATAATTATCCAATACAACAAGCACTAGATATCTGTAGTCAGCGAAAATTTTATCCAGAAATGGTATATCTACTTGGTAGAATTGGAAACACTTCTGAAGCTTTAGCACTTATGACACGAGAATTAAACGATATGCAGAGTGCGATCGCATTTTGCCAAGAACACGATGACGAAGAACTGTGGaatgatttgattatttattctCTGGATAAGCCCagtaagtaataatgaagtgctaatatttttaatatttcataaaattattattaaataataaaattatatttctttaatcggactaaattaatttgtttctttcagAGGCTATTACATTTTTGTTGCAAAAAATAGGCACATATGTCGATCCTAGACTTATGGTACAAAGAATAGAACCATCTTTAGAAATTCCTGGTTTAAAGAAAGCTTTAGTTAAGATGATGTGTGACTACAATCTCCAAGTGTCAGTACAAGAAGGATGTAGAAAAATGTTATCCAATGATTATTTCAATTTACATGAAAGACTAGTTAAATGTTATCAAAAAGGGATATTTATAGATGGTTggtattaaataattgtaattataaaacgattgtaaaaatttcatttacattaATGATTATGATCACATTCTTTAGATGACCAAATGTGTGGAGCTTGCCATAGGAAAATAATTGT from Bombus terrestris chromosome 14, iyBomTerr1.2, whole genome shotgun sequence includes:
- the LOC100645689 gene encoding vacuolar protein sorting-associated protein 41 homolog isoform X2; amino-acid sequence: MSMGRLVKSIAIDPNYYKSCSGRRFITGDDKLVLYEKTFLSRMKLTVLCDAEGGVRSIAWIGHFVAWASDTGVRIYDLNAKCSLGLIKWTRSTDALPEHYRCNLRWSDDRTLLIGWVDIVRICQIRKRSIQEMVNRDLPEFVVDPVSTFQVDFYISGIAPLENQLVLLGCLKELDEDGKSQRPTLHVVEPKYHDFTLVCANSLTLRGYKEYSCNDYHLDCLKEENRFFIVSPKDIVVASLYDADDRIEWLLSHGKFEQALEAVTLDNGKDCKKYTFVYVGRIYLDHLLACGKYDEAGKLCSKILGKDKKLWEEEVYKFARVHQLRSISSYLPRGDVTLDPLIYEMVLYEYLKMDPDGFLQLVKEWSPKLYKVAAVVNGVLEHLIVDNQRQNVLLEALAILYIHDEKYDKALAMYLKLRHKDVFQLIKKYHLYNTVYDMIEGLMDLDAERAIQFFLEKDAVPSDIVVQKLQHNHRYLYLYLDELNKKDTEDKYHGLLVQLYANYSRDKLLPLLRRSNNYPIQQALDICSQRKFYPEMVYLLGRIGNTSEALALMTRELNDMQSAIAFCQEHDDEELWNDLIIYSLDKPKAITFLLQKIGTYVDPRLMVQRIEPSLEIPGLKKALVKMMCDYNLQVSVQEGCRKMLSNDYFNLHERLVKCYQKGIFIDDDQMCGACHRKIIVREPRNLVVFYCKHSFHEDCLPNFEVVENCVICNSQKDISPSRK
- the LOC100645689 gene encoding vacuolar protein sorting-associated protein 41 homolog isoform X1, encoding MENTSNKEEQNNQNDSDSEVDEVEPRLKYVRVRNDLEHILQNDAASCIAVHPKFLCLGSHWGMIHLLDHQGNNIQSKSLQAHTVAVNQISIDHNGDFIASCSDDGKVFIYGLYSTENNHNMSMGRLVKSIAIDPNYYKSCSGRRFITGDDKLVLYEKTFLSRMKLTVLCDAEGGVRSIAWIGHFVAWASDTGVRIYDLNAKCSLGLIKWTRSTDALPEHYRCNLRWSDDRTLLIGWVDIVRICQIRKRSIQEMVNRDLPEFVVDPVSTFQVDFYISGIAPLENQLVLLGCLKELDEDGKSQRPTLHVVEPKYHDFTLVCANSLTLRGYKEYSCNDYHLDCLKEENRFFIVSPKDIVVASLYDADDRIEWLLSHGKFEQALEAVTLDNGKDCKKYTFVYVGRIYLDHLLACGKYDEAGKLCSKILGKDKKLWEEEVYKFARVHQLRSISSYLPRGDVTLDPLIYEMVLYEYLKMDPDGFLQLVKEWSPKLYKVAAVVNGVLEHLIVDNQRQNVLLEALAILYIHDEKYDKALAMYLKLRHKDVFQLIKKYHLYNTVYDMIEGLMDLDAERAIQFFLEKDAVPSDIVVQKLQHNHRYLYLYLDELNKKDTEDKYHGLLVQLYANYSRDKLLPLLRRSNNYPIQQALDICSQRKFYPEMVYLLGRIGNTSEALALMTRELNDMQSAIAFCQEHDDEELWNDLIIYSLDKPKAITFLLQKIGTYVDPRLMVQRIEPSLEIPGLKKALVKMMCDYNLQVSVQEGCRKMLSNDYFNLHERLVKCYQKGIFIDDDQMCGACHRKIIVREPRNLVVFYCKHSFHEDCLPNFEVVENCVICNSQKDISPSRK